A stretch of DNA from Catenulispora acidiphila DSM 44928:
CGCCGTGCTGGGCGCCGCCGAGGCCGGACGGGATGGCGAGCACGACCTGGACGGCGTCGCCGACATCGCCGCCAAGCGCTCGGCGACCGCGTCCGCGTTCTTCTATGTCCACACCTTGGAGTACCTGCGCCGCGGCGGCCGCATCGGCTCGGCGCGCGCACTGCTGGGCTCCGCGCTGGCGATGAAGCCTTTGCTGCACATGGCTGACGGCCGCGTGGAGCCGCTGGAGAAGGTCCGCACGTCCGCGAAGGCGATCGCGCGCCTGGAGGAGATCGCGGTCGAGCGCGCGGGCGGCGACGGCAGCTCGGTCGAGATCGCCGTCCAGCACCTCGACGCGCCCGAGCGGGCCGACGCGCTGGCCGCGCGGCTGCGCGAGCGGCTGCCCGGGCTCACCGGGATCACGGTGTGCGAGGTCGGCGCGGTCATCGGAGCGCACGTCGGGCCGGGTGTGCTCGGGGTGGTCGTCGCGCCGCGCTGAAAGGCGCGCTCACACTCCCGGCGGTACCCATGTCCCCGCGCTTCCCGTCGGCTCCCCTGTGGCCGCCAGGTGCGTCCGCAGCGTCGCCAGCGCGGGGTGGGCGTTCTCGGTGCGCCAGACCAGCGAGTGCGGGTACACCGGCGTCGGGTCGACGACCGGGATCCGGCGCAGGTCGTGGCCGTCGGACCAGGCCAGGCGCGGCTTCTCGCCGACGAGCGAGGCGACGTCGGTGGCGTCGGCGATCACATCCATGAGGTGGTCGCTGCCGAAGTGCGGCCCTATGCCGTCGATGGAGAGTCCGAACGCTGCGACGAGCTGGTCGTAGTACAGCGCCCACTCCACGCCGGGGACCAGCCCGGGGATCCAGATGCGGTGCCCGACCAGCTGCGCGGGCGTCACGCTCCGGGCGCCGGCCAGCGGATGGCGCGGGCCCACCAGCAGGTCCAGCCGCTCGTCCAGGACCCGGGCGGACTCCACGCCCGGCGGCAGGCGGCGCGAGCCCGCGACGTATCGGAACGTGGCGTCGATAGTCCCGGCCTCGACCGCCGCCAGCGCCGCGTCGGCGTCGAAGAGCGTGACCACGTCCAGCTCGATCTCCGGCCGCGTCTCGTGGAACCCGCGCATCAGCGCCGACATCGCACTCCGCATGACCAGGACATCCACCCGCAGCGCGCGCCGCCCGGGGCGCACCGAGGCGATAGCCCGCTCCTCAGCCTGCATCAGAGCCCTGGCATGCGGCAGGAACGCCTGGCCGTCGATGGTGAGCTGCGCACCGCGCGCCGTCCGCGCGAACAGGCGCACCGCGAGCTCCTTCTCCAAGCCCGCGATGCGCTTGGACACCGCCTGCTGGGTGACGGCGAGATCGTTCGCGGCGTCCTGGAAACGGCCGGTTTCCGCAGCGGCGACGAAGGTACGCACGGCGTCGAGGTCCATGGCCGCACAGCCTAGCCACACAACGGATGGTTGTGTGCGGCAGCCCTTTCGGTTGTTTGACCAGGGATTCAGCCGCCGATTGGATGCCGTGGGTCAGCGGATGGTTGTGGATTGGTTATGGACCCGGGAGGCACGCAGATGGCAGACGGACCGAACGCGACCGGCAGGCGAAAGCTGGGACGACCGTTCACCCGGCTTTGGTCGGCCTACGCGATCAGCACCCTGGGAACCTACTTCGCCTTCAACGCCTTCTCACTGATCCTGATCCGCATCCTGCACGCCGGCGCAGCGCAGGTCGCCGCACTCTCGGCATCCGGCGCAGCAGTCGGAGCACTGATCGCACTCCCACTGGGCCCATGGGTGGAACACCGCCGCAAACGACCGGTGATGATGGCGATGGACCTGATGCGCTTCGCCGCCATGCTGACCATCCCGATCACCTACGGCTTCGGCGCCCTGACCTTCGCGCAACTGCTCGCGGTGGCAATCGTGGTCGGAGCCGCCGACATCACCTTCACCGCAGCGAGCGGCGCCTACCTGAAAGCACTGCTGCCACGCGAGGACTTGCTGACCGCCAACGGACGATTCGAGTCGACGCAGTGGTCAGCGATCGTCCTGGGACCCCCACTCGGCGGAGCAGCATTCGCACTACTCGGACCGGTGGCCACGGTGATCGCGGACGCGGTGAGCTACCTGCTGTCGGCGCTGGGAATCCGAGCGATCGGCGCAGGGCATGAGGCTGATGCTGGTGATCGTGCTACCACTGTGCCTGAGGCTGGCGACAGGATCCGCGACCGCTCCACCGGCCTCCGCGCCGCCGATCTCGTCGCCGGCTGGCGCCATATCCTCGGCAACCCGGCCCTGCGTCCGCTGCTGCTCAACAATGCCATGGTCAGTGGCCTGATCATGGCCGGGGAGCCGTTGCTCTCCGTCCTGATGCTCGGGCCGCTGG
This window harbors:
- a CDS encoding LysR family transcriptional regulator, translated to MDLDAVRTFVAAAETGRFQDAANDLAVTQQAVSKRIAGLEKELAVRLFARTARGAQLTIDGQAFLPHARALMQAEERAIASVRPGRRALRVDVLVMRSAMSALMRGFHETRPEIELDVVTLFDADAALAAVEAGTIDATFRYVAGSRRLPPGVESARVLDERLDLLVGPRHPLAGARSVTPAQLVGHRIWIPGLVPGVEWALYYDQLVAAFGLSIDGIGPHFGSDHLMDVIADATDVASLVGEKPRLAWSDGHDLRRIPVVDPTPVYPHSLVWRTENAHPALATLRTHLAATGEPTGSAGTWVPPGV
- a CDS encoding DegV family protein; translation: MSRIALVTDSTACLSAQAMDALGVRAVPLEVIVRGAPHSEADPATGELLVAALRAHETATTSRPSPEDFAAAYRAAAEEGAEGVVSLHISAELSATLESAELAAKDAPIPVRVLDSRTIGMALGFAVLGAAEAGRDGEHDLDGVADIAAKRSATASAFFYVHTLEYLRRGGRIGSARALLGSALAMKPLLHMADGRVEPLEKVRTSAKAIARLEEIAVERAGGDGSSVEIAVQHLDAPERADALAARLRERLPGLTGITVCEVGAVIGAHVGPGVLGVVVAPR
- a CDS encoding MFS transporter — translated: MADGPNATGRRKLGRPFTRLWSAYAISTLGTYFAFNAFSLILIRILHAGAAQVAALSASGAAVGALIALPLGPWVEHRRKRPVMMAMDLMRFAAMLTIPITYGFGALTFAQLLAVAIVVGAADITFTAASGAYLKALLPREDLLTANGRFESTQWSAIVLGPPLGGAAFALLGPVATVIADAVSYLLSALGIRAIGAGHEADAGDRATTVPEAGDRIRDRSTGLRAADLVAGWRHILGNPALRPLLLNNAMVSGLIMAGEPLLSVLMLGPLGLAPWEYGLAFAIPCLGGLVGSRLAPRLVARFGRATILRVAGTLRAVWPVGLAFLQPGLPGLVLVVVLEMGLITTISVYNPVLATHRLEQVGPGNVTRVLSAWSITTKTTIAAATALWGVIATVTSPRFGLGLAGALLLASPLLLPRGERVGLLAEHAPDPVSSVG